A genomic segment from Nymphalis io chromosome 7, ilAglIoxx1.1, whole genome shotgun sequence encodes:
- the LOC126769415 gene encoding uncharacterized protein LOC126769415 yields the protein MWRPILITTLVISSIYARSNQVRDVATSCDKSSISIHLDMEKPFKGLVFSKDFSRECRVQGQMHTNVSLHLPSNACGVRTTTLNTTVEEPNDNENLYYTVELIVQMDRQLQQSSDQEIIVRCKLQPRAVRISSSALEGVIKSRLREVTGQEGKRVRTGRNRQGWEHAAELQQRQAALEAARAWMELAPAAPAREPARVDVGQPTRLLIQCTLPVGVGLRVTNCVAHDGLGEASQKLLDEAGCPIDEAIFNKPTLHRHKRRGEIDFSDLEPVNELNLQIDKSYPDDVIRNMMTYQHAVTTFAAFKFPDRAKLHLSCGIELCKGVCPHVDCKSLQKPHHTKDGLVRKARLDKEARGLVIDRLEVYNSIEVLAPNIELEDEASIRGSRRVEGEEEFVRGFSPGDKTICLSPGKMALAFCILGVIFLCAIAIAFASLVRARRRVIREPIHTSLSFYTGSKSIFSSSGSSSSGLSGSKLLLTDSPYLDHHSSSSNNWPYNRAY from the exons ATGTGGCGGCCAATACTAATTACAACCCTAGTGATATCGAGTATCTATGCTCGTTCCAATCAGGTCAGGGACGTAGCCACGTCTTGCGACAAGAGCTCTATTAGTATTCACCTCGATATGGAAAAGCCTTTTAAAGGTCTTGTATTCAGTAAGGATTTCTCCAGGGAATGTCGAGTACAAG gaCAAATGCATACTAATGTTTCTCTTCACTTGCCATCAAATGCATGTGGTGTAAGAACAACTACCCTGAATACAACAGTCGAGGAGCCAAATGACAACGAAAACTTGTACTACACTGTAGAGCTGATTGTTCAAATGGACAGGCAACTACAGCAGTCTTCTGATCAGGAAATAATAGTCAG GTGTAAATTGCAACCGCGTGCGGTTCGAATAAGCAGTTCCGCGCTGGAGGGCGTCATTAAGTCCAGGTTGCGAGAAGTGACTGGACAAGAAGGAAAACGTGTAAG AACAGGAAGAAACCGTCAAGGCTGGGAGCACGCGGCTGAGCTGCAGCAGCGCCAGGCCGCGCTGGAGGCGGCGCGCGCGTGGATGGAGctcgcgcccgccgcgcccgcgcgcgAGCCCGCCCGCGTCGACGTGGGGCAGCCCACCCGCCTGCTCATACAGTGCACCCTGCCAG TCGGAGTCGGCCTTCGGGTAACCAACTGCGTAGCGCACGATGGCTTAGGTGAAGCGTCACAGAAACTCTTAGATGAAGCCGGCTGTCCCATAGACGAAGCTATATTCAACAAACCCACTCTACACCGACACAAACGAAGGGGCGAGATCGATTTCTCAGACTTGGAACCGGTTAacgaattaaatttacaaattgatAAATCTTATCCTGACGACGTCATTAGAAATATGATGACGTATCAACACGCCGTGACCACATTTGCTGCCTTTAAGTTTCCAGATAGAGCAAAGTTGCACCTCTCTTGTGGTATAGAATTGTGTAAGGGCGTCTGTCCCCACGTTGATTGCAAGTCTCTGCAGAAACCGCACCACACAAAAGATGGTTTAGTTCGAAAGGCTCGATTAGACAAAGAAGCAAGAGGACTCGTGATAGATAGACTGGAAGTGTATAACAGTATTGAAGTTCTCGCGCCGAATATTGAGTTAGAGGATGAAGCTTCCATAAGAG GTTCCAGAAGAGTTGAAGGCGAAGAAGAATTCGTTCGGGGCTTCTCTCCAGGCGACAAAACAATTTGCCTTTCCCCGGGCAAAATGGCCCTTGCGTTTTGTATTCTAGGGGTCATATTCCTTTGCGCTATTGCGATCGCGTTTGCATCGTTAGTGCGAGCGAGACGGAGAGTTATACGAGAACCAATACACACATCTCTTTCATTCTACACTGGTAGCAAGAGTATTTTCTCTTCCAGTGGCAGCAGTAGTTCAGGATTAAGTGGAAGCAAACTTCTTCTAACTGATAGCCCGTACTTAGATCATCATTCATCGTCTAGCAACAACTGGCCATATAACAGGGCGTATTAA